TTCCGGCAGACGGCTCGTCTACGAGAAGGAGCTTCGGCTCCATGGCCAGCGCCCGCGCGAGCTCCACCCGCTTCTGAGTGCCATAAGGCAGCTCGCGCACGGGTCGTTCCCTCACCCCATCGAGATCGAGGAGCTCCAGGATGTGCTGGACCCGCTCCCGGTTCTCACCCTCGTCGCGGGCCGCCTTGGTTCGGCCATTCACCATGCAAATCCCCCGCCACACCCCGGTCGTCATATGCTGGTGACGTCCGAGCATCAGGTTGTCGATCGTGCTCTCATTCCCGAACAGCTCGATATTCTGGACCGTCCGGGCTA
This window of the Gemmatimonadota bacterium genome carries:
- a CDS encoding ABC transporter ATP-binding protein; the protein is ARTVQNIELFGNESTIDNLMLGRHQHMTTGVWRGICMVNGRTKAARDEGENRERVQHILELLDLDGVRERPVRELPYGTQKRVELARALAMEPKLLLVDEPSAGMNAQERTELGERLSRLRADLDLTILLIEHQLQLAMGLADRVLVLNFGKAIAQGTPEEVRRHPEVIKAYLGDG